One Ananas comosus cultivar F153 linkage group 1, ASM154086v1, whole genome shotgun sequence DNA window includes the following coding sequences:
- the LOC109717074 gene encoding spidroin-1-like, whose amino-acid sequence MRKWTLTVRGELGLAAGGIPAGGPAGEGCTRWRGSGELHDRRRRAAGGAAAAYGAANSLAVWCFPTAAGGDATAGAGRGRSGTMPGVEAVAELASAGGGDAGSERRPSAGAATAQGGGRAPAAAGGAQGWPGLVAWCAGQSRRPPAVGRRGVTHRATQLRPGWCPWGAGGYGAPAAHGDGGVGGDVPGGCLGRGHTSLEAGRLRGCWVQPRPRWREGGRLELGKSFRRRRAARAGVQARWAGAPRWLAQGGAIG is encoded by the coding sequence ATGCGTAAATGGACACTCACAGTGAGgggggagctagggttggccgccGGCGGTATTCCGGCAGGCGGTCCGGCCGGGGAGGGGTGCACCAGGTGGCGGGGCTCCGGGGAACTCCACGACAGGCGGCGCAGGGCGGCCggaggtgcggcggcggcgtacgGAGCCGCTAACTCCCTTGCGGTTTGGTGTTTTCCAACAGCTGCCGGCGGCGACGCGACGGCCGGGGCTGGTCGGGGCCGGTCGGGGACGATGCCGGGGGTCGAGGCGGTGGCCGAGCTTGCGTCGGCGGGCGGCGGCGATGCCGGGAGTGAGAGGCGGCCCAGCGCTGGCGCCGCTACAGCACAAGGCGGCGGCAGGGCAcctgcggcggccggcggcgctcAAGGGTGGCCGGGGTTGGTGGCGTGGTGCGCCGGACAGTCGCGGAGACCTCCGGCCGTCGGACGGCGCGGCGTCACACACCGAGCCACCCAGCTTCGGCCTGGGTGGTGTCCATGGGGCGCAGGCGGCTACGGCGCTCCGGCGGCGCACGGCGACGGTGGGGTCGGCGGGGACGTGCCGGGGGGGTGTCTGGGTCGGGGGCACACCTCACTCGAGGCTGGCCGGCTCAGGGGGTGCTGGGTACAACCTCGGCCAAGGTGGAGGGAGGGAGGAAGGTTGGAGCTTGGGAAATCTTTCCGGCGACGGCGCGCTGCGCGCGCCGGGGTGCAAGCACGGTGGGCAGGGGCTCCTAGGTGGCTGGCACAGGGAGGGGCGATAGGTTAG